Proteins from a single region of Bos javanicus breed banteng chromosome 7, ARS-OSU_banteng_1.0, whole genome shotgun sequence:
- the LOC133251808 gene encoding olfactory receptor 7A17-like — protein sequence MAQFILLGLSEKLELQPLIFGLFLSTFLITMFGNLLIILATVSDSHLHTPMYFFLSNLSFVDICSISTTIPKMLVNIQTQSKAISYGGCITQMHFHILFVELENLILTVMSYDRFIAICDPLHYTVIMSPILCGLMVLLSWMMSALNSLVQSLLVLRLYFCTVLEIPHFFCDLKEVLRLACSDIVLNNVVIYFAIGLFGAVPLAGICYSYSRIVSSICRISSAEGKYKAFSTCASHLSVASLFYCTGLGLYLSSTATHSSHSSAIASVMYIVVTPMLNPFIYSLRNKDIKRALRRFFGVAAMKGPFVLGLRKC from the coding sequence ATGGCACAGTTTATTCTTCTGGGATTATCAGAGAAACTAGAACTGCAGCCTCTCATATTTGGACTTTTCCTCTCCACGTTCCTGATCACTATGTTTGGGAATCTGCTCATCATTCTTGCCACCGTCTCAGACTCCCacctgcacacccccatgtacttcttcctctccaacctgtcctttgtagacatctgttccatctccaccaccatcccaaagatgctgGTGAACATACAGACACAGAGCAAAGCCATTTCCTATGGAGGCTGCATCACCCAGATGCATTTTCACATACTATTCGTAGAGCTGGAGAACTTAATTCTAACTGTCATGTCCTATGACCGCTTCATAGCCATCTGTGACCCCCTGCATTACACAGTCATCATGAGCCCTATTCTCTGTGGACTGATGGTGCTCCTGTCCTGGATGATGAGTGCCCTGAATTCCTTGGTACAAAGCTTACTGGTACTGAGACTGTATTTCTGTACAGTCTTGGAAATCCCCCACTTTTTCTGTGACTTGAAAGAAGTACTCCGACTTGCCTGTTCTGACATCGTtcttaataatgttgtgatataTTTTGCAATTGGGCTCTTTGGTGCTGTCCCTCTGGCTGGTATATGTTACTCATACTCTAGGATAGTTTCCTCTATATGTAGAATCTCATCAGCTGAGGGGaagtataaagcattttccacctGTGCATCTCACCTCTCTGTTGCTTCCTTATTTTATTGTACGGGTTTAGGATTGTATCTTAGCTCTACTGCAACCCACAGCTCACACTCAAGTGCAATAGCCTCGGTGATGTACATTGTGGTcacccccatgctgaaccctttcatctacagtctgagaaataaagacataaagaggGCTCTGAGAAGATTCTTTGGAGTGGCAGCTATGAAAGGGCCATTTGTCCTGGGGTTGAGGAAGTGCTGA
- the LOC133251809 gene encoding olfactory receptor 7A5-like — protein MKPGNDTQFSGFLLLGLSKEPELQPVIFGLFLSMYLITVLGNLLIILAVSSDSNLHILMCFFLSNLSFVDICFTSTTIPKMLWNIQTQSKGITYEGYITQMYFSILFGQISTGFGGLCPLLHHLSPPALQYHPESPALGTADAGVLDLECPKFLVIKLNDVVIVLCTDMEIPHFFCDLNQMFKLVCSDTFLKDAVFYFSTGISSAQGKNKTFSTGASHLSVVFLLYSSVLGVYLSSAAIQLTLKCNSLSDYTVVTPMLNPFIHSLRNEDINGSSEEIIWDGRYKRTNHSGGEEVSLIA, from the exons ATGAAACCAGGCAATGATACTCAATTTTCAGGATTTCTCCTTCTGGGATTATCAAAGGAACCAGAACTGCAGCCCGTCATATTTGGGCTTTTCCTCTCCATGTACCTGATCACTGTGCTTGGAAACCTGCTTATCATTCTGGCTGTCAGCTCAGACTCTAACCTCCACATACTCATGTGCTTCTTTctctccaacctgtcctttgtagacatatgtttcacctccaccaccattCCAAAGATGCTGTGGAACATCCAGACCCAGAGCAAAGGTATCACCTATGAAGGCTACATCACCCAGATGTATTTTTCCATACTCTTTGGACAAATTTCTACTGGCTTTGGTGGCCTATGTCCACTTCTTCACCATCTGTCACCCCCTGCGCTACAATATCATCCCGAGTCCCCAGCTCTGGGGACTGCTGATGCTGGTGTCCTGGATCTCGAGTGTCCTAAATTCCTTGTCATAAAGCTTAATGATGTTGTGATTGTCCTCTGTACAGACATGGAAATACcccactttttctgtgatctaaATCAGATGTTCAAACTTGTCTGTTCTGACACTTTTCTTAAAGatgctgtgttttatttttcaactgg AATCTCATCAGCTCAGGGgaagaataaaacattttccaCCGGTGCTTCTCACCTCTCAGTTGTCTTCTTGCTTTATTCTTCTGTCCTAGGAGTGTACCTTAGCTCTGCTGCTATACAGCTCACCCTCAAGTGCAATAGCCTCAGTGACTACACTGtggtcacacccatgctgaaTCCCTTCATCCACAGTCTGAGGAATGAAGACATTAATGGGAGCTCTGAAGAGATTATATGGGATGGCAGGTATAAAAGGACCAATCATTCTGGAGGTGAAGAAGTGTCCTTGATTGCATGA
- the LOC133251810 gene encoding olfactory receptor 7A17-like: MYLITVFGNLLIILAVSSDSHLHTPMYFFLSNLSFVDICFTSTTIPKMLWNIQTQRKVITYEGCITQMYFFTLFAGLDILLLTVMAYDRFMAICHPLHYTVIMNPQVCELLVLVSWVIIVSLFYCTGLGVYLSSAGTHSFHSSATASVMYTVVTSMLNPFIYSLRNKDLKKGLKKLFRKIIIKELQSPSSTIQEGIQTSA, encoded by the exons ATGTACCTGATCACTGTATTTGGAAACTTGCTCATCATCCTGGCCGTCAGCTCAGACTCCCacctgcacacccccatgtacttcttcctctccaacctgtcctttgtaGACATCTGCTTCACCTCAaccaccatcccaaagatgctgTGGAATATCCAGACACAGAGAAAAGTCATAACCTATGAAGGCTGCATCACCCAGATGTATTTTTTCACACTCTTTGCAGGACTGGACATCTTGCTTCTAACAGTGATGGCCTATGATCGCTTCAtggccatctgccaccccctgCACTACACGGTCATCATGAACCCCCAGGTCTGTGAACTGTTGGTGCTGGTGTCCTGGGTCATCA TTGTCTCCTTATTTTATTGTACAGGTTTAGGAGTGTACCTCAGCTCTGCTGGTACCCACAGCTTCCACTCAAGTGCAACAGCCTCggtgatgtacactgtggtcacatccatgctgaaccccttcatctatagtctgagaaataaagacttaaagAAGGGTCTGAAAAAACTCTTTAGAAAGATAATCATAAAAG AGCTTCAGTCTCCATCATCAACCATCCAGGAAGGGATTCAGACTTCTGCCTAG